The following proteins come from a genomic window of Irregularibacter muris:
- a CDS encoding diphthine--ammonia ligase, protein MKEKILLSWSGGKDSALALYQLVMQKKYDITLLTTITDPYERISMHGVREDLLEKQAKALGFPLEKVYIDSNGSNEKYNKSMEEVMNKYKKLGVTKVAFGDIFLEDIRKYREDNLKKVGVEAIFPLWARDTEEIANTFINLNFQSILTCVDTEVLGGEFVGRLYDKNLLKDLPESIDLGGENGEFHSFVFNGPIFKEKIPFALGEKVLRDERFLFCDLI, encoded by the coding sequence ATGAAAGAAAAAATACTATTATCTTGGAGTGGTGGCAAAGATAGTGCCTTGGCACTTTACCAATTAGTGATGCAAAAGAAGTATGATATTACTTTATTAACCACGATTACAGACCCCTATGAGAGAATAAGTATGCATGGGGTAAGGGAAGATTTACTAGAAAAACAGGCCAAGGCTTTAGGATTTCCATTAGAAAAAGTATATATAGATTCTAATGGCTCTAATGAAAAATACAATAAAAGTATGGAAGAGGTCATGAACAAGTATAAAAAACTTGGTGTTACAAAGGTGGCCTTTGGAGATATTTTCTTAGAAGATATCAGGAAATATAGGGAAGATAATTTAAAGAAGGTTGGTGTAGAAGCTATTTTTCCTTTATGGGCAAGAGATACAGAAGAAATTGCCAACACGTTTATCAATTTAAATTTTCAATCCATCCTTACCTGTGTGGATACAGAAGTGTTAGGGGGAGAATTTGTAGGCAGATTATATGATAAGAATTTATTGAAAGATTTGCCTGAGAGTATTGATCTTGGCGGAGAAAATGGGGAATTTCATTCCTTTGTATTTAATGGCCCCATCTTTAAGGAAAAGATACCATTTGCCCTTGGTGAAAAGGTGCTTCGGGATGAGCGCTTTTTATTTTGCGATTTAATATAA
- a CDS encoding SDR family oxidoreductase, which yields MNQHHPYIDKGNGEVTPPSSFPPQHQDPPGFEHLMNPRPIFDYSGYVGSGKLKGKTAIITGGDSGLGRAIAVAFAKEGANLTILYLNEHKDAEETKDYVENLGANCLLLPGDLRDPSTSKSAVDHTVKMYGQLDVIVNNAAVQPYTKDIMDVSDEQLEDTFRINVYPLFYMTKAALPYLKYGSAIISTTSRVAYEGAPTVIDYSSSKGAIVSFTRTMALSLAEKGIRVNAVAPGPAWTPLSVSTYPPDHIATLGTNIPMGRAAQPFEVAPTYVYLASDDSAYVTGQVLHVNGGLIRYS from the coding sequence ATGAATCAACATCATCCATATATCGATAAGGGAAATGGGGAAGTAACGCCACCAAGTTCTTTCCCTCCCCAACATCAAGATCCACCAGGATTTGAACACCTTATGAACCCTCGTCCGATTTTTGATTATTCGGGTTATGTAGGAAGTGGAAAACTGAAAGGGAAGACAGCCATCATTACAGGTGGTGATAGTGGGTTGGGTAGAGCAATTGCAGTAGCCTTTGCAAAGGAGGGGGCAAACCTTACAATTTTATACCTGAATGAGCATAAAGACGCAGAGGAAACCAAAGATTATGTGGAGAATTTGGGCGCAAACTGTCTGCTTCTGCCCGGAGATTTACGAGATCCGTCCACCTCGAAATCAGCAGTCGATCATACCGTTAAAATGTATGGGCAATTGGATGTGATAGTAAATAACGCAGCTGTGCAACCATATACAAAAGATATAATGGATGTGTCGGATGAACAACTGGAAGACACATTCCGCATCAATGTTTATCCACTTTTTTATATGACAAAGGCTGCACTACCTTATTTAAAATATGGTAGCGCTATTATTAGCACAACGTCTAGAGTTGCTTATGAAGGAGCACCGACAGTTATTGACTATTCATCCTCTAAAGGTGCTATTGTTTCCTTTACTCGAACCATGGCCCTATCTCTTGCAGAAAAAGGTATTCGCGTAAATGCTGTAGCACCAGGACCTGCTTGGACACCATTGAGTGTTAGTACTTATCCTCCAGATCATATAGCGACCCTTGGGACAAATATTCCTATGGGACGAGCTGCTCAACCATTTGAAGTTGCACCCACATATGTTTATTTAGCTTCAGATGATTCAGCATATGTTACTGGACAGGTACTCCATGTAAATGGGGGGCTAATTCGTTATTCATAG
- a CDS encoding DUF6442 family protein, which yields MNREEILAKAKGSKNQEYENNIANGLMKQSTIFLAIICIILFFIRVIHADIQDLQRATSSEAVVIMCGVSCFNSLSLYKKLKDKRNLYLGLLLLIFFVISFINFMLGLFG from the coding sequence ATGAATAGGGAAGAAATATTAGCAAAAGCAAAAGGGAGTAAGAACCAAGAATATGAAAACAATATTGCAAATGGTTTAATGAAACAAAGCACCATTTTTTTGGCAATAATCTGTATTATACTTTTCTTTATAAGAGTAATACATGCGGATATTCAAGATTTACAAAGAGCAACAAGTAGTGAAGCAGTAGTAATAATGTGTGGTGTAAGTTGTTTTAATTCATTATCTCTATATAAAAAACTGAAAGATAAAAGAAATCTTTATCTGGGTTTGTTACTTTTAATCTTCTTTGTTATATCATTTATAAATTTCATGTTAGGATTATTTGGGTAG
- a CDS encoding helix-turn-helix transcriptional regulator: protein MKDHLVFKNNLKKIRAEQHISQQELADMVGVSRNSIGSIEKGQYTPSAKLALIIAIALNKTFEEVFFIE from the coding sequence ATGAAGGATCATTTAGTATTTAAAAACAACTTAAAGAAAATACGTGCAGAACAACATATATCTCAACAAGAATTAGCGGATATGGTTGGAGTATCCAGAAATTCAATTGGTTCTATTGAAAAAGGACAGTATACACCAAGTGCGAAATTAGCATTGATTATTGCCATCGCATTAAATAAAACCTTTGAAGAAGTGTTTTTTATCGAATGA
- a CDS encoding ABC transporter permease — protein sequence MKSNDFIGTGTLIRLFLRRDRFLLPIWIIFSVMLTFITAATFNVIGGEGLEHVLSEFNKDPLISALLGPVISVDISGAIVWRGMSQLALALGIGSLLIVIRHTRTDEETGRSELIRAYPVGRYANLTAALIITIIGNMIAGILISLSIIALGGEIKGAFVFGATLSTIGCFFTGVGTLGVQLRESSSTAKSIGIATLGLGLVLGILNNFRGGYTLLIWITPMAWHRVTSPFGGNYGWWLLYCAVFAAIPIIIAYKLSSRRDLGAGIFPASPGLTEASPHFTSPLALAWRLHKKSFVVWMVGIVLYISVFAAISPGLSSDGAMSNWLANLGGTSWAEEMGLGYVFISISIYLISLFVAAYAMTAVLRLKKEENEGRVEMLVDKRVSRICWMSSHLIVAALCSTALLLVMGIGGGVFYGIASGDISSGFWGVFIMSVSKIPPVLIFLAVTALLYGLCPKMTGVGWIVWIGSVMLELAWEGQIIDWSLMQISPFAYAHYTIDIINLPLMLLILLLGLSAVLIGIGLLGFKNRDILTKM from the coding sequence ATGAAATCCAATGATTTTATAGGTACTGGAACCCTTATTCGATTGTTTTTGCGCAGGGATCGATTCTTACTTCCTATTTGGATAATCTTTTCTGTGATGTTGACTTTTATAACAGCAGCCACTTTTAATGTTATAGGTGGTGAAGGGTTGGAGCATGTTCTTAGTGAATTTAATAAAGATCCGTTAATTTCTGCTCTTCTTGGACCTGTTATATCCGTTGACATTTCTGGAGCTATTGTATGGAGAGGGATGTCACAGTTGGCATTGGCATTAGGAATTGGAAGTCTACTTATTGTGATTCGACATACCCGTACAGATGAGGAAACGGGACGTAGTGAGCTGATTAGAGCTTATCCGGTAGGACGTTATGCAAATCTAACTGCTGCACTTATTATTACTATTATTGGAAATATGATAGCAGGAATACTTATCTCTTTGAGTATTATTGCTTTAGGGGGCGAGATAAAAGGAGCCTTTGTTTTTGGTGCAACCCTATCAACGATTGGATGCTTTTTCACCGGAGTAGGTACTTTAGGTGTTCAGCTCCGAGAAAGTAGCTCAACTGCCAAGAGCATTGGTATTGCAACGCTGGGATTAGGATTAGTGCTGGGTATTTTGAATAACTTTAGAGGCGGTTATACTTTATTGATATGGATAACTCCAATGGCATGGCATCGAGTGACCAGTCCTTTTGGAGGAAATTATGGGTGGTGGCTGTTATATTGTGCTGTTTTTGCTGCTATACCTATTATTATTGCTTATAAACTTTCTTCCCGGAGAGATCTGGGAGCAGGTATTTTCCCAGCCTCCCCAGGATTAACAGAGGCAAGTCCCCATTTTACTAGTCCCTTGGCTTTAGCTTGGAGATTACACAAAAAAAGCTTTGTTGTCTGGATGGTAGGAATAGTACTATATATTTCCGTATTTGCAGCTATTTCACCTGGATTATCTAGTGATGGGGCAATGAGTAATTGGCTGGCAAATTTAGGTGGAACAAGCTGGGCAGAGGAGATGGGCTTAGGCTATGTATTTATTAGTATTAGCATATATCTGATATCACTTTTTGTAGCTGCTTACGCCATGACTGCTGTATTACGCTTGAAAAAAGAAGAAAATGAAGGAAGAGTAGAGATGCTTGTGGATAAACGTGTCAGCCGAATTTGTTGGATGAGTAGTCATCTGATCGTAGCAGCTTTATGTTCTACCGCATTATTGCTGGTTATGGGCATTGGCGGAGGAGTGTTTTATGGAATTGCATCAGGGGATATAAGCAGTGGATTTTGGGGTGTTTTTATTATGAGTGTTTCAAAGATTCCTCCTGTATTAATATTTCTAGCTGTAACAGCATTATTATATGGACTATGTCCTAAAATGACAGGGGTAGGGTGGATAGTATGGATAGGATCTGTTATGTTAGAATTGGCTTGGGAAGGGCAGATTATTGATTGGTCACTGATGCAAATTTCTCCCTTTGCATATGCTCATTATACGATTGATATTATAAATCTGCCTTTAATGTTGTTAATTTTGCTACTGGGTTTATCTGCAGTACTGATTGGAATTGGACTTTTAGGGTTTAAAAATAGAGATATTTTGACAAAAATGTAA
- a CDS encoding ABC transporter ATP-binding protein, whose protein sequence is MDIIHIQNLTKSFGKTQVLKGINLTVKKGEVHGFIGPNGAGKSTTIRILLGILRRTGGEISLFGKDPWQDAVELHHRLVYVSGDVTLWPDLSGGEVIDLLGRLHGGLNISKKNELIERFQLDPTKKSRTYSKGNRQKVALVAAFSCEAELYLLDEPTSGLDPLMEVIFQEYVAEIKKAGKTVLLSSHILSEVESLCDRVSIIRQGQIVESGTLGDLRHLTRTTVHVEISKPAVNLKNLPGVYGISRDGLKYGFSVDSNAMTKVMELLLPLGMKSLTVEPPSLEELFMRHYGDDIGEKGGA, encoded by the coding sequence ATGGATATTATTCATATTCAAAATCTGACCAAGTCTTTTGGAAAGACTCAGGTTCTAAAAGGAATTAATCTTACAGTGAAGAAAGGGGAAGTGCACGGTTTTATTGGGCCCAATGGTGCTGGAAAATCGACGACAATTCGTATCTTGTTAGGAATTTTGAGAAGAACAGGGGGAGAGATATCTTTGTTTGGGAAAGATCCATGGCAGGATGCTGTGGAGCTGCACCACAGGTTAGTCTATGTTTCCGGCGATGTTACCTTGTGGCCGGATTTATCGGGAGGAGAAGTGATTGATCTTCTTGGACGACTTCATGGAGGACTTAATATTTCTAAGAAAAATGAGCTTATAGAGCGCTTTCAATTAGATCCAACCAAAAAGAGTAGAACTTATTCTAAAGGAAATCGTCAGAAAGTGGCACTGGTAGCGGCTTTTTCCTGTGAAGCGGAATTATATCTTTTGGATGAACCTACATCAGGGCTGGATCCATTAATGGAGGTAATTTTTCAGGAATATGTAGCAGAAATAAAAAAAGCCGGGAAAACGGTACTTCTTTCAAGCCATATTCTATCAGAGGTAGAAAGTCTTTGCGACAGAGTCAGTATTATCCGACAAGGACAAATTGTAGAGTCGGGAACCTTAGGTGATTTACGTCATTTAACCCGTACAACAGTCCATGTAGAAATTAGTAAGCCTGCTGTTAATCTGAAAAACTTGCCTGGAGTTTACGGTATATCTAGAGATGGATTGAAGTATGGCTTTTCTGTGGATTCAAATGCAATGACCAAAGTGATGGAGTTGCTGTTGCCTCTAGGAATGAAATCCTTGACGGTTGAACCTCCCAGCTTGGAAGAACTCTTTATGCGTCATTATGGTGATGATATTGGTGAAAAAGGAGGAGCATAG